A window of the Sabethes cyaneus chromosome 1, idSabCyanKW18_F2, whole genome shotgun sequence genome harbors these coding sequences:
- the LOC128741153 gene encoding SH3 domain-binding protein 5 has protein sequence MSSLEQDCNAPVDPRVQIELEKLNEATDYINKYEVELDEARNEFRELLKESMEKIKLVAKKLGNSIETAKPYYEARLYASQLAKETQQSALNYDKAKSVHAAAKEMVFLAEQGLGEKSTLDTACQEMLTHATTRVNESQNECTEMRNLLRISELKLDVANNRVSKLHSQLKGAIRASSLDVRRNLLLMNLLVYQNELLFLPYYELRANYNALLLEHKQKVMDLEAKVSEAKMTYNEALTSLEKISEEIHQQRKARTNSIDEDASSSSSSTNHPRNPTVQKSGIGMHLPFCNSPSAARIECSDEYLEFPAKLGLKSSPIKQRYLDKLDCPHLLKDFARKTSPSGESDSDNNYLFSPNRTIDDITNMSSEDIEQWTEIRLSHSNSTSSEYSQHNSALDEDPGSLPQEVVSDSTETDSDDTNSGPRVKARIIKMEIYDDSTNQNTTNKRSEGIAGWITGRTIGRSASISIAGCSPVPRDLNEVTEPSSSSGRRQSLDIIIDTGDRMKDAFTQGIQRIGRTLERRNSESEIARDGDNLGGGGNGSSGTGGGVGSNGTGSNSGTGSDFFLFQRSSDTARDGLSDEQVENLLLGQDCSDLFQNVVNISK, from the exons ATTGAGCTCGAAAAGTTAAACGAAGCCACCGATTACATCAACAAATATGAAGTGGAACTGGAC GAAGCTCGCAACGAGTTCCGCGAACTGCTCAAGGAGAGTATGGAGAAAATTAAATTGGTCGCTAAAAAGCTGGGTAACTCAATCGAAACCGCTAAGCCATATTACGAGGCTCGTTTGTATGCATCGCAG CTCGCTAAGGAAACGCAGCAGTCAGCGTTGAACTACGACAAAGCGAAATCGGTGCACGCGGCTGCCAAGGAGATGGTTTTCCTAGCAGAGCAGGGTCTCGGGGAGAAGTCGACTCTCGATACGGCCTGTCAGGAAATGCTGACGCACGCCACCACACGCGTCAACGAGTCGCAGAATGAGTGCACCGAGATGCGTAACCTGCTGCGCATCAGTGAGCTGAAACTGGACGTTGCAAATAATCGTGTTTCCAAGCTGCATTCGCAGCTAAAGGGAGCGATTCGGGCCTCAAG TTTGGATGTTCGCAGAAACCTGCTACTGATGAATTTGCTTGTTTATCAGAATGAGTTATTGTTTTT GCCATACTACGAGTTGCGAGCAAATTACAATGCTCTTCTGCTGgagcataaacaaaaggtgatgGATCTTGAAGCGAAGGTGTCCGAGGCTAAGATGACATATAACGAGGCACTGACAAGTTTGGAAAAAATTTCCGAGGAGATCCACCAGCAGCGGAAAGCAAGAACCAATAGCATCGATGAGGATGCATCATCTTCTTCGTCGTCGACGAATCATCCTCGAAATCCGACTGTGCAGAAGTCGGGTATCGGAATGCATCTGCCATTTTGTAACTCGCCGTCCGCAGCCAGAATAGAATGCAGCGATGAATATCTGGAGTTTCCAGCTAAACTAGGACTTAAATCCAGCCCCATAAAGCAAAGGTATCTGGATAAACTGGATTGTCCACATCTTCTGAAGGATTTCGCTCGAAAAACCAGTCCTAGTGGAGAAAGCGACTCCGATAATAATTATTTATTCTCGCCAAATCGAACCATCGATGATATCACTAACATGTCTTCAGAGGACATTGAACAGTGGACGGAAATCCGGCTGTCCCATTCGAACAGTACCAGTTCGGAATACTCACAGCACAATTCAGCATTAGATGAGGATCCCGGTAGTTTACCGCAAGAAGTAGTGTCTGACTCGACCGAAACTGATTCCGATGATACTAATTCCGGACCGAg GGTAAAAGCACGAATAATCAAAATGGAGATTTATGATGATAGCACTAATCAGAACACAACCAATAAACGAAGTGAAGGTATTGCAGGATGGATCACGGGTCGTACAATTGGGCGATCAGCTTCGATTTCTATTGCGGGTTGCTCACCGGTACCGAGAGATTTAAATGAGGTAACCGAGCCCAGCAGTTCCAGTGGACGACGTCAAAGTCTGGACATTATAATTGATACTGGTGATCGAATGAAGGATGCCTTCACTCAGGGCATTCAACGAATTGGACGCACTTTGGAACGACGCAACAGCGAGTCGGAGATTGCACGGGATGGCGATAACTTGGGCGGCGGTGGCAACGGTAGCAGTGGTACCGGCGGTGGTGTTGGGAGTAATGGCACGGGGAGTAACTCTGGAACGGGGAgtgatttttttctcttccaacGCTCGTCGGATACTGCGCGGGATGGCCTCTCGGATGAGCAGGTTGAGAACCTACTTCTAGGTCAGGACTGTTCGGATCTGTTTCAAAATGTGGTAAACATATCCAAGTAA